One region of Triticum aestivum cultivar Chinese Spring chromosome 6B, IWGSC CS RefSeq v2.1, whole genome shotgun sequence genomic DNA includes:
- the LOC123136390 gene encoding EH domain-containing protein 1 — protein MPPHSTPKRGRGDEHTHPVRFPFVHSCCRCCSRQPPPPPTRGGKPWMEIARSAAAVGCSKEHQRIYADWFAIADPDGDGRVTGADATKFFAMSGLSRADLKQVWAIADSKRQGYLGFGEFAAAMQLVSLAQAGNEITQDSLKREDLSSFDPPVMKGLDELLARSMAIVNVVRPQENGTPQVQAPSTNSWFSSKSAKKIQTPLTAVTSVIDGLKRLYIEKLKPLEVAYRFNDFASPLLTNSDFDAKPMVMLLGQYSTGKTTFIKHLLKTNFPGAHIGPEPTTDRFVVVMSGSDERTVPGNTIAVQADMPFNGLTTFGGAFLSKFECSQMPHPLLDHITFVDTPGVLSGEKQRTQRSYDFTGVTSWFAAKCDVILLLFDPHKLDISDEFKRVISSLRGNEDKIRVVLNKADQVDTQQLMRVYGALMWSLGKVLNTPEVMRVYIGSFNDKPVNESAVGPIGKELFEKEQEDLLADLKDIPKKACDRRVNEFVKRARAAKIHAYIIGQLKKEMPAMMGKAKAQQRLIDNLQDEFAKVQREYHLPAGDFPDVEHFKQVLSGYSIDKFEKMKPKMVQAVDDMLAHDIPDLLKNFSNPYQ, from the exons ATGCCTCCCCATTCCACGCCGAAGAGGGGGAGAGGAGACGAGCACACGCACCCTGTGAGGTTTCCGTTTGTCCActcctgctgccgctgctgctcgcgtcagccgccgccgccgccgacgcgagGAGGGAAACCGTGGATGGAGATCGCGCGGTCCGCCGCCGCCGTGGGCTGCTCCAAGGAGCACCAGAGGATCTACGCCGACTGGTTCGCCATCGCCGACCCAG ATGGAGACGGGCGCGTCACGGGCGCCGACGCCACCAAGTTCTTCGCCATGTCCGGCCTCTCCCGCGCCGACCTCAAGCAG GTTTGGGCGATTGCTGACTCCAAGCGGCAGGGTTACCTCGGCTTCGGCGAGTTCGCGGCCGCGATGCAG CTCGTATCTCTGGCTCAAGCGGGGAATGAGATCACCCAGGACAGTCTCAAGCGTGAAG ATCTGAGTAGCTTCGATCCTCCTGTGATGAAAGGTCTTGATGAGCTGCTTGCT AGATCAATGGCTATTGTGAATGTAGTTCGCCCACAAGAAAATG GCACCCCTCAGGTGCAAGCACCTTCTACAAACAGCTGGTTCAGTTCCAAATCAGCAAAGAAG ATTCAAACGCCTCTGACTGCTGTTACTTCTGTAATTGATGGCTTGAAAAGACTGTACATCGAAAAACTGAAGCCTTTAGAAGTTGCATACCGGTTCAATGATTTTGCCTCTCCATTGCTG ACGAACAGCGACTTCGATGCGAAGCCAATGGTTATGCTCTTAGGTCAATATTCTACAGGGAAAACAACATTCATTAAGCACCTGTTGAAGACAAACTTCCCAG GAGCTCATATCGGACCAGAGCCCACTACTGACAGATTTGTGGTTGTGATG TCAGGATCTGATGAAAGGACTGTTCCTGGCAATACAATTGCAGTCCAAGCCGATATGCCTTTCAATGGTCTCACGACATTTGGGGGTGCATTCCTATCAAAGTTTGAATGCTCTCAGATGCCACATCCT CTACTGGATCATATCACCTTTGTCGACACTCCTGGTGTTCTCTCTGGTGAAAAGCAAAGGACCCAGCGTAGTTATGATTTCACTGGTGTAACTTCATGGTTTGCTGCAAAGTGCGATGTTATTCTTCTATTGTTTGATCCTCACAAGCTCGATATCAGTGATGAATTCAAGCGTGTCATTTCTTCTTTACGTGGGAATGAAGACAAAATACGTGTGGTGCTGAACAAGGCAGATCAAGTTGACACTCAGCAG CTTATGAGAGTGTACGGTGCGCTGATGTGGTCTCTTGGGAAAGTTCTAAACACCCCTGAGGTTATGCGTGTCTACATTGG GTCGTTCAATGACAAACCTGTGAATGAATCAGCTGTTGGGCCAATTGGAAAGGAATTGTTTGAGAAAGAGCAAGAGGATCTCCTTGCTGACCTGAAAGACATACCTAAGAAGGCTTGTGATCGCCGG GTCAATGAGTTTGTGAAGCGTGCTAGAGCTGCGAAGATCCATGCTTACATAATTGGCCAGCTGAAGAAGGAGATGCCTGCAATGATGGGGAAAGCCAAGGCTCAACAGCGACTCATTGACAACTTGCAAGATGAGTTTGCAAAG GTCCAGAGGGAGTACCACCTTCCGGCGGGCGACTTCCCCGACGTGGAGCACTTCAAGCAGGTGCTGTCCGGGTACAGCATCGACAAGTTCGAGAAGATGAAGCCCAAGATGGTGCAGGCCGTGGACGACATGCTCGCGCACGACATCCCGGACCTCCTCAAGAACTTCAGCAACCCTTACCAGTGA